A section of the Callospermophilus lateralis isolate mCalLat2 chromosome 14, mCalLat2.hap1, whole genome shotgun sequence genome encodes:
- the Pax8 gene encoding paired box protein Pax-8 has protein sequence MAGHGGLNQLGGAFVNGRPLPEVVRQRIVDLAHQGVRPCDISRQLRVSHGCVSKILGRYYETGSIRPGVIGGSKPKVATPKVVEKIGDYKRQNPTMFAWEIRDRLLAEGVCDNDTVPSVSSINRIIRTKVQQPFNLPMDSCVATKSLSPGHTLIPSSAVTPPESPQSDSLGSTYSINGLLGIAQPGSDSKRKMDDSDQDSCRLSIDSQSSSSGPRKHLRTDAFSQHHLEPLECPFERQHYPEAYASPGHTKGEQGLYPLPLLNSTLEDGKATLTPSNTPLGRNLSTHQSYPVVADPHSPFAIKQESPELSSSSSTPSSLSSSAFLDLQQVGAGGPAGASVPPFNAFPHAASVYGQFTGQALLSGREMVGPTLPGYPPHIPTSGQGSYASSAIAGMVAGSEYSGNTYGHTPYSSYSEAWRFPNSSLLSSPYYYSSTSRPSVPPTSATAFDHL, from the exons ATGGCGG GCCATGGCGGGCTGAACCAGCtgggaggggcctttgtgaacgGCAGACCCCTGCCGGAAGTGGTGCGCCAGCGCATCGTGGACCTGGCCCACCAGGGCGTGAGGCCCTGCGACATCTCTCGCCAGCTCCGCGTCAGCCACGGCTGCGTGAGCAAGATCCTCGGCAG GTACTACGAGACTGGAAGCATCCGGCCTGGAGTGATAGGGGGCTCCAAGCCCAAGGTGGCCACCCCCAAGGTGGTGGAGAAGATCGGGGATTACAAGCGACAGAACCCCACCATGTTTGCCTGGGAGATCAGGGACCGGCTCCTGGCCGAGGGCGTCTGTGACAATGACACCGTGCCCAGTGTCAGCTCCATCAACAG AATAATCCGGACCAAAGTGCAGCAACCGTTCAACCTCCCCATGGACAGCTGCGTGGCCACCAAGTCCCTGAGCCCAGGACACACGCTGA TCCCCAGCTCCGCCGTCACGCCCCCCGAGTCCCCCCAGTCAGACTCCCTGGGCTCCACCTACTCCATCAACGGGCTCCTGGGAATCGCCCAGCCTGGCAGCGACAGCAAGAGGAAAATGGATGACA GTGACCAGGATAGCTGCCGGCTCAGCAttgactcccagagcagcagcagcgGGCCCCGGAAGCACCTGCGCACGGACGCCTTCAGCCAGCACCACCTGGAGCCACTCGAGTGCCCGTTCGAGCGGCAGCACTACCCCGAGGCCTACGCCTCCCCTGGCCACACCAAAGGCGAGCAG GGCCTCTACCCGCTGCCCTTGCTCAACAGCACCCTGGAGGATGGGAAGGCCACCTTGACCCCTTCCAACACGCCCCTGGGGCGCAACCTGTCGACTCACCAGAGCTACCCAGTGGTGGCAG ATCCTCATTCACCCTTCGCCATAAAGCAGGAAAGCCCCGAGCTGTCCAGTTCTAGCTCCACCCCTTCCTCTTTATCTAGCTCCGCCTTTTTGGATCTGCAGCAAGTCGGCGCCGGGGGCCCTGCGGGCGCCTCGGTCCCGCCCTTCAATGCCTTTCCCCATGCTGCCTCCGTGTACGGGCAGTTCACGGGCCAGGCCCTCCTCTCAG GGAGAGAGATGGTGGGGCCCACGCTGCCCGGATACCCACCCCACATCCCCACCAGTGGACAGGGCAGCTATGCCTCTTCTGCCATCGCAGGCATGGTGGCAG GAAGTGAATACTCGGGCAACACCTATGGCCACACCCCCTACTCCTCCTACAGCGAGGCCTGGCGCTTCCCCAACTCCAGCTTGCTGA GTTCCCCCTATTATTACAGTTCCACCTCGAGGCCGAGCGTGCCGCCCACCTCTGCCACGGCCTTTGACCATCTGTAA